The Fusarium fujikuroi IMI 58289 draft genome, chromosome FFUJ_chr01 sequence TTAAAACATTCTGGGCGATGAGGCTGTTTTTTCCCCTGTGATAGTTGTTCCGTGACAAAAACCAGGCACATGCAGGTGACTGATTTAGCTAGGTAACGAAGGCAAGGGCGCGTTGCCGATTTCCAGGTCGCGCTGAGCAAAAACGCGATATCACGTGATTCAAGACATATCTGAGGTATGTACGAAGTAAGGTAGGATCTTTCCAGCTTTGACGATGTCTTAATTCAGGTCCAATATTCAACTGTAAAGTTAGCAGGTACCTGGTAGGTTGGCTAGCTAAAAATACATCATCAGGCCATCAATGCGCAGCATTTAGAAAGCCAAAAGGTGTACGCAAAGCCTTTCTCGTACTTCCTTCAGAAGCACTTACTTTTTGCTATTTACATGTGAACCAAAGCATATAGGTACCCAGTGTCTTCGTAtggtacctactaaggtaatCTACCTGGATGTAGGTAACTACCTAGTAGTGATCCTTGTTTTCCATTCAGGTTCCGATTTTACGCTGTTCAACTTTCTGGTAAGTCAACCGCTACCCACCTAATTAGGCCAAATCAGGTAGTGAGGCTGCCTGGTCGAGTGCCTTTATGCTCGCCAGGGTTAGTGGGGCCTTTGTAAAACGTCACAGCTTGCTTCGCGAAGAGaacttctttgtcttctacAAcatttttcctttttcctcACGTATTGCCTCGTCTCCGCATCACAAACATCGCGGAGCTTGCGCAAAGCTTCGTCATAAATCTTCGGCTCTCACTCTCACGCCGACAGAGACAACCCCAGCGAATCGTCGCGTCTTGTTCGTTTCAACTCAATACGATACACAGTCGCACGAATCTCGACCGACCTACGCACGCTTATCCCTGCATTGGTGCAGACCATATCAGGCTGCGATCACCATCTGAAGGAATTGCGCTTGACGGCTCGAGGCTTGGATTATCATCTGCTGCATCTCTGACTAGCTCTGGTCCCTTTCCTCAACCACGAACTCGATCAGCGTTCGGCATTTGAGGTTGTGAGATCACCAAACGGCTCCCACAAATTCACAACTGCAACAATTTGCGCTTCTGATACCACGCTACAAATAAAAACCACACACAAAATAGCGGAGGAGCAGAAACCACAAAACTACGAGCAAGACtacaaaaaaagaaaagcacAAGACAAAAAACATCTACTATCACTATCTCGAACCACTACCTACCACTATGGCGCCTCGAGGTCGTCAGAATACCAGCGCACGCGAGACTCGCAATACGCGCAAGCCAGCTACCACCTCCAGAGGTGGGATTcagaagcgcaaggctggTCgtgttgatggcgatggcgatttGGATATGGACAGTGCCGGTCGACGTGCTAAGAAGACTACCACTGCCGACATCAAACCTACTCGGTCCAGTACTCGAACTTCAACACGTGGCGGCCCGTCCAAAAATGCTCAAAATGTGCTGAAGCATTTGAGCAACGGCACCGCCGCTTCCCTTGCCTCTCGCATTTCAAGTGCTTCCTCTGGCAAGGGTCCCAAGACTCGATCCCAAGACATGACAGGCCTGACGGTTCTACGAGTCGGTGGTttgaaagaaagcaaagcaGCTAGCAATGCTGGAGGAGGTGTCAACGACCTCCTTGGCTTTATGGAGAGAAAAGCTGGTTCATTCCGAACTGGATCAAAGCGAAAAGTCGCCATCAAAAAGGTATGTATCGTCATTGACAGGGCTCCAGGTGCGGAATATTCGACTCGGCTTGCGAGATTCGGAGAACTATTTATCGATCTACCATGCATCctgctatataattatacaCCCCCGCACCTCAGCTGATGCTATTCAACAACGCCTGCTAACTCACTGTAGCACCATACAGTCGGTGACTACGTCTACATAGGAGCGAGTGGGGAGGATGCTTCCGAATtaatcaagctcaacacgTTTACGTTTGCTGGTGCGCCTTTGGAGGTCATCGAAGTGGACGAGGTCCCGGACAGGGGCACGGCAATCGAGTCCAAGACTACTCTAGAGCTTCGTACCAAACTTCAGGAAATTCTAAGTTCTCGGTACCTTGGCGCCAacaagcttctcaatcttgatGCCCTTGCTTCAGACGCAAACCTCGTCACTTTGGGCATGTTTGAGAGTCGAGAACGTGCTCTGAAGACATTCAGGGGGCTCATGGCTGTCTGCGAAAGTCTTTTTAAGACGGATAAGGAGAAACAAGATGCAATCGAGAGTATCAGTCTGGCAAACAATAATAtcgatgatgttggccaAGTGGAAGTCGTTGCTACAACTTTTCCTCGTTTGAAGAATCTCGACATGAGTGGCAACCAGGTGGCTTCAATGCAAGCACTCCAACCATGGAAGGGCAAGTTCAAATACCTCGAAACCCTGTTCATGACAGGGAATCCCATCGAAACCACAGATCCGAGCTACCCATCAACCCTTCTGGAATGGTTTCCCAGGTTGCAGAACATCAACGGTACCCAACTACGCACCCCGGAGCAGATTGCTGAGCAGGAGGCTGCCCTTAGACCGAAGCCAATTCCCCAGAACGGTCCTGATTTCAGGGATGTCGGTGGTATTGGCGAAAACTTCCTCTTGGAATTTTTTGCGGCATATGACAGCGATCGCCCTGGCCTCGCGTCAAGGTTATACGACGAAGACAGTCGATTTTCTATATCGGTTGACACACGAGCAGCTCCGGATCCCAACGCTGCTGCACCCATGTCTTGGGCTTCGTATATCAAGCTATCGCGGAATCTGACTAAAATCACCATGCCGAACCCTCGCATCCAACGACTCTTCCGTGGTGCTGCTAGCATTCAGGATGCTTGGAAGACCCTTCCCCTCACTCGACACCCCGATATCAAAGTGGAGATCAACAAGTACATCATGGATTGCCATCCTTTGCAGGGACTTGTCGACCCCAGCGGTCAGAGCTCCGGAGGCGTCGATGGCTTGATAGTGGCAGTGCACGGTGAGTTCGAGGAGCAAGACCCTAACACCAATGCGACGGGAAAGCGAAGCTTCTCCCGTACGTTCGTCCTTGGGCCCGGAAAGCCAGGGAAGGGGGTTATCCGAGTCGTTAGCGACATGCTGTCGCTTCGAACATATAGTCTACTCCCCAACGTGTTCGCGGCGCCTGTCTTAATTCCTACTACGGCACCAGCcgatcaacaccaagcaatGATCACCGAGTTATGCAAACAAACGGGCATGACACCCCAGTACTCCGAGATGTGTCTTACCCAAGTGAATTGGGAATTTGACCAGGCTTTGGTGATATTTaacgagaagaaggtatGGGTCTCATTTATCATGATAACGGGTACGGAAGACTAACAAGCTCCAGTCACAACTTCCAGCTGAGGCTTTTGCTACGATGGTTGGCTCATAGGATGGCTGGCCCAGCATCGAGGCTGTGGACCCAACTACGGCAGGACGATACGGAAGCACGCAATGTGTTTAGGGTTCTCACAAGATTGGGGAGAGAATGGACGGGTATATCAAAAGGAGTGGGTAGAAATTAGATTAACAGCGATGGTTTGCAGCACTGTTGGAGTTGATTGGTCCATGCGGATATTTGTATCATAAATGGTTATAGGCGATACTATTTGAGATTCGGGTCCAGGAGGACTTCTTTTTGGTGGGGAGAGGCAGGCAGTTTGCATAAATATAATGAAATACCGTCACAGATTGAAGACGCTATATATTCTCTTTACTGTGGAGTATAAAGTGTCGGGAATGAGATGTAACAATTGTATCATGGGTCAGTTTTCGGCTGCAATCGTGCTCTGATGCGTGACAAGTTATGGAGGAAGTATCGCGATTGAATAGCCCTAGTAACCTACCTAGTCGAGCAACGAATAATTATAATGTACGTATACACTTTCTACCTAGTACATTAAGAATAAACTAAcaactaccttacctaagtGTTGTTTTTGGTTTTCCCGTAGGCAGTATAGGGTAGCATCAACCTATATGCCATTGGGTACATGACGATTGGTTTCAGGCAGcagttatttaattattcGATTATATAATGTCTGAATTACTCGTGTTTCTGGCTAGCCTGCTCATTGCAAAGAGTAACCGCTACCATTGAGTGGTCTCCCCGTCTACGATTCGTTAATGAGGATAACCCATGGCTATACCTGAGATTTAACAGTTTCATTGCAATGATCCTAAACGACTTGGTGAATTATGCCCCACCGGAATGCTAGACACGTTCACTGGTACAAAATATACAGTCGTTACAGGCGACAATTCATTTCG is a genomic window containing:
- a CDS encoding related to mRNA export factor MEX67 is translated as MAPRGRQNTSARETRNTRKPATTSRGGIQKRKAGRVDGDGDLDMDSAGRRAKKTTTADIKPTRSSTRTSTRGGPSKNAQNVLKHLSNGTAASLASRISSASSGKGPKTRSQDMTGLTVLRVGGLKESKAASNAGGGVNDLLGFMERKAGSFRTGSKRKVAIKKHHTVGDYVYIGASGEDASELIKLNTFTFAGAPLEVIEVDEVPDRGTAIESKTTLELRTKLQEILSSRYLGANKLLNLDALASDANLVTLGMFESRERALKTFRGLMAVCESLFKTDKEKQDAIESISLANNNIDDVGQVEVVATTFPRLKNLDMSGNQVASMQALQPWKGKFKYLETLFMTGNPIETTDPSYPSTLLEWFPRLQNINGTQLRTPEQIAEQEAALRPKPIPQNGPDFRDVGGIGENFLLEFFAAYDSDRPGLASRLYDEDSRFSISVDTRAAPDPNAAAPMSWASYIKLSRNLTKITMPNPRIQRLFRGAASIQDAWKTLPLTRHPDIKVEINKYIMDCHPLQGLVDPSGQSSGGVDGLIVAVHGEFEEQDPNTNATGKRSFSRTFVLGPGKPGKGVIRVVSDMLSLRTYSLLPNVFAAPVLIPTTAPADQHQAMITELCKQTGMTPQYSEMCLTQVNWEFDQALVIFNEKKSQLPAEAFATMVGS